One part of the Eulemur rufifrons isolate Redbay chromosome 16, OSU_ERuf_1, whole genome shotgun sequence genome encodes these proteins:
- the CHADL gene encoding chondroadherin-like protein has translation MEGPQSSTHISLVLLLLLLPGPAWQAAAQRCPQTCICDNSRRHVACRHQNLTEVPNAIPELTQRLDLRGNVLKVIPPAAFQDLPYLTHLDLRHCQVELVAEGAFRGLGRLLFLNLASNRLRALPQEALDGLGSLRRLELERNMLEELRPGAFGALGALATLNLAHNALVYLPAMAFQGLLRTRWLRLSHNALSVLAPEALAGLPALRRLSLHHNELQALPGPALSQASGLARLELGHNPLTYAGEEDALALPGLRELLLDHGALQALGPRAFARCPRLHSLDLRGNQLDTLPPLQGLGQLRRLRLQGNPLWCGCQARPLLQWLARARVRSDGACRGPRRLRGEALDALRPSDLRCPGDPEEEEEEKKEELAAAGPRAPPRASAGENGAVEPCPRACVCVAESRHSSCEGRGLQAVPRGFPNDTQLLDLRRNHFPSVPRAAFPGLGHLVSLHLQHCGITDLEAGALAGLGRLVYLYLSDNQLSGLSAAALQGAPHLGYLYLERNRFLQVPGAALRALPRLFSLHLQDNIVECLTPGDLVGTQALRWLYLSGNRIAQVSPGALGPALELEKLHLDRNQLREVPTGALEELPVLLELQLSGNPLRSLRDGAFRPVGRSLQHLFLNSSGLEQISPGAFSGLGPGLQSLHLQKNKLRALPALPGLSRLELIDLSGNPFHCDCQLLPLHRWLAGLNLQVGATCATPPTARGQRVKAAAAVFQACPGWAARKAKRTPASSSGSRKAPIKGRQPASEKVGKKRGRL, from the exons ATGGAGGG gcCCCAGAGCTCCACCCACATCTCCTTggtcctgctgctgcttctgctgccgGGCCCAGCTTGGCAGGCAGCTGCCCAACGCTGCCCACAGACCTGCATCTGTGACAACTCCAGGCGGCACGTTGCCTGCCGGCACCAGAACCTCACTGAGGTGCCAAACGCCATCCCTGAG CTGACTCAGCGGCTGGACCTCCGGGGCAACGTGCTGAAGGTGATCCCTCCAGCTGCCTTCCAGGACCTGCCCTATCTCACACACCTGGACCTGCGGCACTGTCAGGTGGAGCTGGTGGCCGAGGGCGCCTTCCGTGGCCTGGGCCGCCTGCTCTTCCTCAACCTGGCCTCCAACCGCCTGCGCGCGCTGCCCCAGGAGGCGCTGGACGGGCTGGGCTCCCTGCGGCGGCTGGAGCTGGAGCGCAACATGCTGGAGGAGCTGCGGCCTGGGGCGTTCGGGGCTCTGGGCGCTCTGGCCACGCTGAACCTGGCCCACAACGCCCTGGTCTACCTGCCCGCCATGGCCTTCCAGGGGCTGCTGCGCACCCGCTGGCTGCGGCTGTCCCACAACGCGCTCAGCGTGCTGGCCCCCGAGGCCCTGGCCGGCCTGCCCGCCCTGCGCCGGCTCAGCCTGCACCACAATGAGCTGCAGGCCCTGCCCGGGCCGGCCCTGTCCCAGGCCAGCGGCCTGGCCCGTCTGGAGCTGGGTCACAACCCACTCACCTACGCGGGCGAGGAGGACGCGCTGGCCCTGCCCGGGCTGCGGGAGCTGCTGCTGGACCACGGGGCCCTGCAGGCGCTGGGTCCCAGAGCCTTCGCCCGCTGCCCCCGCCTGCACAGCCTCGACCTCCGAGGGAACCAGCTGGACACGCTGCCCCCGCTACAGGGCTTGGGCCAGCTGCGCCGGCTGCGGCTGCAGGGGAACCCGCTGTGGTGCGGCTGCCAGGCGCGGCCGCTGCTCCAGTGGCTGGCGCGGGCGCGCGTGCGCTCGGACGGCGCGTGCAGAGGCCCGCGGCGCCTGCGAGGCGAGGCCCTGGACGCGCTGCGGCCCTCAGACCTGCGCTGCCCCGGGGACccggaggaggaagaggaggagaagaaagaggagctGGCAGCAGCCGGGCCCCGCGCCCCTCCGCGCGCCTCCGCGGGGGAGAACGGGGCGGTCGAGCCCTGCCCTCGCGCCTGCGTGTGCGTCGCCGAGTCCCGGCACAGCAGCTGCGAGGGCCGCGGCCTGCAGGCGGTGCCCCGCGGCTTCCCCAATGACACTCAGCTCCTGGACCTGAGGCGGAACCACTTCCCCTCGGTGCCCCGAGCGGCCTTCCCCGGCTTGGGCCACCTGGTGTCTCTGCACCTGCAACACTGCGGCATCACGGATCTGGAAGCTGGCGCCTTAGCGGGGCTGGGCCGCCTGGTCTACCTCTACCTCTCTGACAACCAGCTGTCAGGCCTCAGCGCTGCTGCCCTCCAAGGGGCCCCACACCTTGGCTACCTGTACCTAGAGCGCAACCGCTTCCTGCAGGTGCCAGGGGCCGCACTGCGCGCCCTGCCCAGACTCTTCTCCCTGCATCTGCAGGACAACATTGTGGAGTGCCTAACACCTGGAGACCTGGTGGGGACACAGGCCTTACGCTGGCTCTACCTGAGTGGAAACCGTATCGCTCAAGTGTCCCCAGGAGCGCTGGGCCCAGCTCTGGAGCTGGAGAAGCTGCACCTTGACAGGAACCAGCTGCGAGAGGTGCCCACTGGGGCCTTGGAGGAGCTGCCTGTCCTCCTGGAGCTGCAGCTCTCCGGGAACCCACTCAGATCCCTGCGAGATGGGGCCTTCCGGCCTGTGGGCAGGTCGCTGCAGCACCTCTTCCTGAACAGCAGTGGCCTGGAGCAG ATTTCTCCTGGGGCCTTCTCGGGCCTGGGGCCGGGGCTCCAGAGCCTGCACCTGCAGAAGAACAAGCTTCGGGCCCTACCTGCCCTGCCTGGTCTCAGCCGGCTTGAGCTCATCGACCTCAGTGGCAATCCCTTCCACTGTGATTGCCAGCTGCTCCCGCTGCACAG GTGGCTTGCTGGGTTGAACCTGCAGGTGGGGGCCACCTGTGCCACCCCTCCCACTGCCCGGGGCCAGAGGGTGAAAGCTGCAGCTGCTGTCTTTCAAgcctgcccaggctgggctgccaGGAAGGCCAAGCGGACACCAGCCTCCAGCTCCGGCTCCAGGAAAGCCCCCATCAAGGGAAGACAGCCAGCATCAGAAAAG